A DNA window from Kitasatospora atroaurantiaca contains the following coding sequences:
- a CDS encoding HpcH/HpaI aldolase/citrate lyase family protein: protein MTSVNRLRPRRSCLAVPGSNPRFLEKAQGLPADQVFLDLEDACAPLVKESARHNIVDALNNGDWGKKTKVVRVNDWTTHWTYRDVITVVEGAGPNLDCIMLPKVQDATQVKALDLLLTQIEKTMGFEVGKIGIEAQIENAKGLVNVDEIAAASPRLETIIFGPADFMASINMKTLVVGQQPPGYPADAYHYILMRILMAARMHDLQAIDGPYLQIRNQEGYREVAGRAAALGFDGKWVLHPDQVAAANEIFSPSQEDYDHAELILDAYDWCTSEAGGKKGSAMLGDEMIDEASRKMALVIAGKGRAAGMERTTKFEIPEA, encoded by the coding sequence ATGACCTCCGTCAACCGGCTCCGCCCCCGCCGTTCCTGCCTGGCCGTACCCGGCAGCAACCCGCGATTCCTGGAGAAGGCGCAGGGCCTGCCCGCCGACCAGGTCTTCCTCGACCTGGAGGACGCCTGCGCCCCCCTGGTCAAGGAGAGCGCCCGCCACAACATCGTGGACGCCCTGAACAACGGCGACTGGGGCAAGAAGACCAAGGTCGTCCGGGTCAACGACTGGACCACCCACTGGACGTACCGCGACGTGATCACGGTCGTCGAGGGCGCCGGCCCGAACCTGGACTGCATCATGCTGCCCAAGGTCCAGGACGCCACCCAGGTCAAGGCGCTCGACCTGCTGCTGACCCAGATCGAGAAGACCATGGGCTTCGAGGTCGGCAAGATCGGCATCGAGGCGCAGATCGAGAACGCCAAGGGCCTGGTGAACGTCGACGAGATCGCCGCCGCCTCGCCGCGCCTGGAGACCATCATCTTCGGCCCGGCCGACTTCATGGCCTCGATCAACATGAAGACCCTGGTGGTCGGCCAGCAGCCCCCCGGCTACCCGGCGGACGCCTACCACTACATCCTGATGCGCATCCTGATGGCCGCCCGCATGCACGACCTGCAGGCCATCGACGGCCCCTACCTGCAGATCCGCAACCAGGAGGGCTACCGCGAGGTGGCCGGCCGCGCCGCCGCCCTGGGCTTCGACGGCAAGTGGGTCCTCCACCCGGACCAGGTCGCCGCCGCGAACGAGATCTTCTCGCCCTCGCAGGAGGACTACGACCACGCCGAGCTGATCCTGGACGCCTACGACTGGTGCACCTCGGAGGCCGGTGGCAAGAAGGGCTCCGCGATGCTCGGCGACGAGATGATCGACGAGGCCAGCCGCAAGATGGCACTGGTCATCGCGGGCAAGGGCCGCGCCGCGGGCATGGAGCGCACCACCAAGTTCGAGATCCCGGAGGCGTGA
- a CDS encoding protein meaA, which yields MSDQKRDRPWLMRTYAGHSTASDSNALYRKNLAKGQTGLSVAFDLPTQTGYDSDHILARGEVGRVGVPVGHVGDMRTLFDGIPLEQTNTSMTINATAMWLLALYQVVAEEQGADIAKLTGTTQNDIVKEYLSRGTHVFPPGPSVRLITDMIAYTVGNIPKWNPINICSYHLQEAGATPVQEIAYAMCTAISVLDAVRDSGQVPAERMGEVVARISFFVNAGVRFVEEMCKMRAFAQLWEKVTLERYGIQDAKQRRFRYGVQVNSLGLTEAQPENNVQRIVLEMLAVTLSKDARARAVQLPAWNEALGLPRPWDQQWSLRIQQVLAYESDLLEYGDIFNGSEVIEAKTAELLAGAEAEIAKVLEMGGVIPAVESGYLKSNLVSSHAARRARIESGEDKIVGVNCFDTTEESPLTADLDTAIMVVDPASEQSVLSALHTWREGRDEAAVQVALEQLKATALTTDNLMPATLACARAGVTTGEWSFALRDVFGEYRAPTGVGGAPVAVAAEPGGELAAVREAVAATAAELGAGKLRLLVGKPGLDGHSNGAEQIAVRARDAGFEVVYQGIRLTPEQIVSAAVAEDVHCVGLSILSGAHPELVPDVLHRLRRAGVEDVPVIVGGIIPAADGEALKAAGVAAVFTPKDFGITTIIGRIVDEIRLANRLQPWAAAPTTATS from the coding sequence ATGAGTGATCAGAAGCGTGACCGTCCCTGGCTGATGCGTACCTATGCAGGCCACTCGACCGCCAGCGACTCCAACGCGCTGTACCGGAAGAACCTCGCCAAGGGCCAGACCGGGCTCTCGGTGGCCTTCGACCTGCCGACCCAGACGGGTTACGACTCCGACCACATCCTCGCCCGCGGCGAGGTCGGCCGGGTCGGCGTCCCGGTGGGTCACGTCGGGGACATGCGCACCCTGTTCGACGGCATCCCGCTCGAGCAGACCAACACCTCGATGACGATCAACGCCACCGCGATGTGGCTGCTGGCGCTCTACCAGGTGGTCGCCGAGGAGCAGGGCGCGGACATCGCCAAGCTCACCGGCACCACCCAGAACGACATCGTCAAGGAGTACCTGTCGCGCGGGACGCACGTCTTCCCGCCCGGCCCCTCGGTGCGCCTGATCACCGACATGATCGCCTACACGGTCGGCAACATCCCCAAGTGGAACCCGATCAACATCTGCAGCTACCACCTGCAGGAGGCCGGGGCCACCCCGGTCCAGGAGATCGCGTACGCGATGTGCACCGCGATCTCCGTCCTCGACGCCGTCCGCGACTCCGGCCAGGTGCCGGCCGAGCGGATGGGCGAGGTGGTCGCCCGGATCTCCTTCTTCGTGAACGCGGGCGTCCGGTTCGTCGAGGAGATGTGCAAGATGCGCGCCTTCGCCCAGCTCTGGGAGAAGGTCACCCTGGAGCGGTACGGCATCCAGGACGCCAAGCAGCGCCGCTTCCGCTACGGCGTCCAGGTCAACTCGCTCGGCCTCACCGAGGCGCAGCCGGAGAACAACGTCCAGCGGATCGTGCTGGAGATGCTCGCCGTCACGCTCTCCAAGGACGCCCGCGCGCGTGCCGTCCAGCTCCCCGCGTGGAACGAGGCGCTCGGCCTGCCCCGCCCGTGGGACCAGCAGTGGTCGCTGCGGATCCAGCAGGTGCTGGCCTACGAGTCCGACCTGCTGGAGTACGGCGACATCTTCAACGGCTCCGAGGTGATCGAGGCCAAGACCGCCGAGCTGCTCGCCGGTGCCGAGGCGGAGATCGCCAAGGTGCTGGAGATGGGCGGGGTCATCCCGGCCGTCGAGTCCGGCTACCTCAAGTCCAATCTGGTGTCGTCCCACGCGGCCCGCCGCGCGCGGATCGAGTCCGGCGAGGACAAGATCGTCGGGGTGAACTGCTTCGACACCACCGAGGAGAGCCCGCTCACCGCCGACCTCGACACCGCCATCATGGTGGTCGACCCGGCCTCCGAGCAGTCCGTGCTGAGCGCCCTCCACACGTGGCGCGAGGGGCGTGACGAGGCGGCCGTCCAGGTGGCCCTCGAGCAGCTCAAGGCGACCGCTCTCACCACCGACAACCTGATGCCGGCCACGCTCGCCTGCGCCCGTGCCGGCGTCACCACCGGGGAGTGGTCCTTCGCCCTGCGCGACGTCTTCGGCGAGTACCGCGCCCCCACCGGCGTCGGTGGCGCCCCGGTCGCGGTGGCGGCCGAGCCGGGCGGCGAGCTCGCCGCCGTCCGTGAGGCGGTGGCCGCCACGGCCGCCGAGCTCGGGGCCGGCAAGCTGCGCCTGCTGGTCGGCAAGCCCGGCCTGGACGGGCACTCCAACGGCGCCGAGCAGATCGCCGTCCGGGCCCGCGACGCCGGGTTCGAGGTGGTCTACCAGGGCATCCGCCTGACGCCCGAACAGATCGTCTCCGCCGCCGTGGCGGAGGACGTGCACTGTGTGGGCCTGTCGATCCTCTCGGGCGCCCATCCCGAGCTGGTGCCGGACGTCCTGCACCGCCTGAGGCGAGCAGGGGTGGAGGATGTGCCAGTGATCGTTGGTGGCATCATCCCGGCAGCGGACGGCGAGGCCCTCAAGGCCGCCGGAGTCGCCGCCGTCTTCACCCCGAAGGACTTCGGCATCACCACCATCATCGGCCGGATCGTGGACGAGATCCGGCTCGCCAACAGGCTCCAGCCTTGGGCCGCGGCCCCCACCACCGCGACCAGCTGA
- the ccrA gene encoding crotonyl-CoA carboxylase/reductase translates to MKEILDAILSSDSTAADFAALKLPESYRAVTLHKDEEQMFAGLDSRDKDPRKSLHLDDVALPELGPGEALVAVMASAVNYNTVWSSIFEPVSTFGFLERYGRLSPLTKRHDLPYHVVGSDLAGVVLRTGAGVNAWKPGDEVVAHCLSVELESSDGHNDTMMDPEQRIWGFETNFGGLAQLALVKTNQLMPKPAHLTWEEAASPGLVNSTAYRQLVSRNGAGMKQGDNVLIWGASGGLGSYATQYALAGGATPICVVSNDQKAEICRAMGAEAIIDRSAEGYKFWKDENTQDPREWKRLGGRIRELTGGEDVDIVFEHPGRETFGASVYVTRKGGTIVTCASTSGYMHQYDNRYLWMSLKKIVGSHFANYREAWEANRLVSKGKIHPTLSKVYSLDQTGQAALDVHHNKHQGKVGVLCLAPSEGLGVRDAELREKHLPAINRFRDI, encoded by the coding sequence ATGAAGGAAATCCTCGACGCGATCCTCAGCTCCGACAGCACCGCGGCGGATTTCGCCGCGCTCAAGCTGCCGGAGTCCTACCGGGCGGTGACGCTCCACAAGGACGAGGAGCAGATGTTCGCCGGCCTCGACAGCCGCGACAAGGACCCTCGCAAGTCCCTTCACCTCGACGATGTCGCGCTCCCCGAGCTCGGCCCGGGCGAGGCACTGGTCGCCGTCATGGCCAGCGCAGTGAACTACAACACCGTGTGGAGCTCGATCTTCGAGCCGGTCTCGACCTTCGGCTTCCTGGAGCGGTACGGCCGCCTGTCGCCGCTCACCAAGCGCCACGACCTGCCGTACCACGTCGTCGGCTCCGACCTGGCGGGCGTGGTGCTGAGGACGGGCGCCGGCGTCAACGCCTGGAAGCCGGGCGACGAGGTCGTCGCGCACTGCCTCTCCGTCGAGCTGGAGAGCTCCGACGGCCACAACGACACGATGATGGACCCCGAGCAGCGCATCTGGGGCTTCGAGACCAACTTCGGCGGCCTCGCCCAGCTTGCTCTCGTCAAGACCAACCAGCTGATGCCCAAGCCGGCCCACCTCACCTGGGAGGAGGCCGCCTCCCCCGGTCTGGTCAACTCCACCGCGTACCGCCAGCTGGTCTCGCGCAACGGCGCGGGCATGAAGCAGGGCGACAACGTGCTGATCTGGGGCGCCAGCGGCGGGCTCGGCTCGTACGCCACCCAGTACGCGCTGGCCGGCGGCGCCACCCCGATCTGCGTGGTCTCCAACGACCAGAAGGCCGAGATCTGCCGGGCGATGGGCGCCGAGGCGATCATCGACCGCAGCGCCGAGGGCTACAAGTTCTGGAAGGACGAGAACACCCAGGACCCGCGCGAGTGGAAGCGCCTCGGCGGCCGCATCCGCGAGCTGACCGGCGGCGAGGACGTGGACATCGTCTTCGAGCACCCGGGCCGTGAGACCTTCGGCGCCTCGGTGTACGTGACCCGCAAGGGCGGCACCATCGTCACCTGTGCCTCGACCTCGGGCTACATGCACCAGTACGACAACCGCTACCTGTGGATGTCGCTGAAGAAGATCGTCGGCTCGCACTTCGCCAACTACCGCGAGGCGTGGGAGGCCAACCGCCTGGTCTCCAAGGGCAAGATCCACCCGACCCTGTCGAAGGTCTACTCCCTCGACCAGACCGGCCAGGCCGCGCTCGACGTGCACCACAACAAGCACCAGGGCAAGGTCGGCGTGCTCTGTCTGGCCCCGTCCGAGGGCCTGGGCGTGCGCGATGCCGAGCTGCGAGAGAAGCACCTGCCGGCGATCAACCGCTTCCGGGACATCTAA
- a CDS encoding TetR family transcriptional regulator, which translates to MDRDQSSAEQQDAVRPATEAGAGNRRAAAQRQQMRQDLAKAAMELFATQGYEETTVDQIAAEAGVARRTFFRYFRSKEEAIFPDHDDTLVRVADLLASAESDEHPLDVVCRGIKEVLRMYASTPGVSVARYQLIRQVPALREREIAVVSRYERLFTRYLLGRFDAAEEIPPGWQRGGDDDSMLAEVSAAAVVAAHNHVLRRWLRAGGLGDVEAQLDHSFEVIRGTFWATAPSGVRRRGALVAPGASGDTVSSFEAAAVSALSASPGGEVLITVARTDAPLDLVVDRIRAALTEAKAS; encoded by the coding sequence ATGGATCGGGATCAGTCATCCGCGGAGCAGCAGGACGCCGTACGGCCGGCCACCGAGGCGGGCGCGGGCAACCGGCGGGCGGCCGCCCAGCGGCAGCAGATGCGCCAGGACCTCGCCAAGGCCGCCATGGAGCTGTTCGCCACCCAGGGGTACGAGGAGACGACGGTCGATCAGATCGCCGCCGAGGCCGGGGTGGCCCGGCGGACCTTCTTCCGGTACTTCCGGTCGAAGGAGGAGGCGATCTTCCCCGACCACGACGACACCCTGGTCCGGGTCGCCGACCTGCTGGCGAGCGCCGAGTCCGACGAGCACCCGCTGGACGTGGTCTGCCGGGGCATCAAGGAGGTGCTCCGGATGTACGCCTCCACGCCCGGGGTCTCGGTGGCCAGGTACCAGCTGATCCGCCAGGTGCCCGCGCTGCGCGAGCGCGAGATCGCGGTGGTGTCCCGGTACGAGCGGCTGTTCACCCGGTACCTGCTGGGCCGCTTCGACGCGGCCGAGGAGATCCCGCCGGGCTGGCAGCGCGGCGGGGACGACGACTCGATGCTGGCCGAGGTCTCGGCGGCGGCGGTCGTCGCGGCGCACAACCACGTGCTGCGGCGCTGGCTGCGGGCCGGCGGCCTCGGCGACGTGGAGGCTCAGCTGGACCACTCCTTCGAGGTGATCCGCGGGACGTTCTGGGCGACCGCTCCGAGCGGTGTGCGGCGACGCGGTGCGCTTGTGGCACCCGGTGCCAGTGGTGACACCGTGTCGTCGTTCGAGGCGGCTGCCGTGAGCGCACTCAGTGCCAGCCCGGGGGGTGAGGTACTCATCACAGTGGCCCGTACCGACGCCCCGCTGGACCTCGTGGTGGACCGGATCCGGGCCGCCCTGACGGAGGCAAAAGCAAGCTAG
- a CDS encoding 3-hydroxyacyl-CoA dehydrogenase family protein: MERPFPTVAVVGLGTMGAGIAVAIAQSGRRVIGIEADADTAARALARIEEATAHAVQRERITAEERTALLGLISVGDQLDAAATAELVIEEVPEQLELKREIFAELDRICPPETVLATGTTALSVTRIAAATSRPERVLGLHFFNPVHTMKLVEVVRTVLTAPQVAEDAAAFARDLGKEPVAAGDRAGFVVNGLLFAYLNQAAAMFESKYATREDIDAAMRLGCGLPMGPLALLDLIGVDTARTVLEAMYEQSKDRLHAPAPILGQLVAAGLLGRKSGRGFYTYEAPGSSKVVAEAAGTAAARVPGREIRSIGVCGSGTMATGIAEVFAKAGYQVLLTARSQDKADRARTQLAKSLARSVEKGRLTQEQSDTALALVTPTGRYTDLAEADLVVEAVAEDLAVKRELFATLDKICKPGAVLATTTSSLPVISCATATSRPQDVIGMHFFNPAPAMKLVEVVSTVLTSTDVTSTALELCGKVKKHAVECGDRAGFIVNALLFPYLNDAVRMLQEHYATVDDIDTAMKLGCGYPMGPFELLDVVGLDVSLTIEQVLHQEFREPGLAAAPLLEHLVAAGCLGRKTGRGFRDHARR, translated from the coding sequence ATGGAGCGTCCCTTCCCCACCGTCGCCGTGGTCGGCCTCGGCACCATGGGTGCCGGTATCGCCGTCGCCATCGCGCAGAGCGGCCGCCGGGTGATCGGCATCGAGGCCGACGCCGACACCGCCGCCCGGGCCCTGGCCCGGATCGAGGAGGCCACCGCGCACGCCGTGCAGCGCGAGCGGATCACCGCCGAGGAGCGCACCGCGCTGCTGGGCCTGATCTCGGTCGGCGACCAGCTGGACGCCGCCGCGACCGCCGAGCTGGTGATCGAGGAGGTCCCCGAGCAGCTGGAGCTCAAGCGCGAGATCTTCGCCGAGCTGGACCGGATCTGCCCGCCGGAGACGGTGCTGGCGACCGGTACCACCGCGCTCTCGGTGACCCGGATCGCCGCCGCCACCTCCCGCCCCGAGCGGGTGCTGGGCCTGCACTTCTTCAACCCGGTGCACACCATGAAGCTGGTCGAGGTGGTCCGCACGGTGCTGACTGCCCCTCAGGTGGCCGAGGACGCCGCCGCCTTCGCCCGCGACCTGGGCAAGGAGCCGGTCGCGGCCGGCGACCGGGCCGGCTTCGTGGTCAACGGCCTGCTGTTCGCGTACCTCAACCAGGCCGCGGCGATGTTCGAGTCCAAGTACGCGACCCGCGAGGACATCGACGCCGCGATGCGGCTCGGCTGCGGCCTGCCGATGGGCCCGCTGGCCCTGCTCGACCTGATCGGCGTCGACACCGCGCGCACCGTGCTGGAGGCGATGTACGAGCAGTCCAAGGACCGCCTGCACGCCCCCGCCCCGATCCTCGGCCAGCTGGTCGCCGCCGGCCTGCTGGGCCGTAAGTCCGGGCGCGGTTTCTACACGTACGAGGCCCCGGGCTCGTCCAAGGTGGTCGCCGAGGCGGCCGGCACGGCGGCGGCCCGCGTGCCGGGCCGTGAGATCCGCAGCATCGGCGTCTGCGGCTCGGGCACCATGGCCACCGGCATCGCCGAGGTCTTCGCCAAGGCGGGGTACCAGGTGCTGCTCACCGCCCGCAGCCAGGACAAGGCCGACCGCGCCAGGACGCAGCTCGCCAAGTCGCTGGCGCGCTCGGTCGAGAAGGGCCGGCTCACCCAGGAGCAGAGCGACACGGCGCTGGCCCTGGTCACCCCGACCGGCCGGTACACCGACCTGGCCGAGGCCGACCTGGTGGTCGAGGCGGTGGCCGAGGACCTCGCGGTCAAGCGCGAGCTGTTCGCGACCCTGGACAAGATCTGCAAGCCCGGTGCGGTGCTCGCCACCACCACCTCCAGCCTGCCGGTGATCAGCTGCGCGACCGCGACCTCGCGGCCGCAGGACGTGATCGGCATGCACTTCTTCAACCCGGCCCCGGCGATGAAGCTGGTCGAGGTCGTCTCGACCGTGCTGACCTCCACGGACGTCACCTCGACCGCGCTGGAGCTGTGCGGCAAGGTCAAGAAGCACGCCGTGGAGTGCGGCGACCGGGCGGGCTTCATCGTGAACGCGCTGCTCTTCCCGTACCTCAACGACGCCGTGCGGATGCTCCAGGAGCACTACGCCACGGTGGACGACATCGACACCGCGATGAAGCTCGGCTGCGGCTACCCGATGGGCCCGTTCGAGCTGCTCGACGTGGTCGGCCTGGACGTGTCGCTGACCATCGAGCAGGTGCTGCACCAGGAGTTCCGAGAGCCCGGTCTGGCGGCCGCGCCGCTGCTGGAGCACCTGGTGGCGGCGGGTTGCCTGGGCCGCAAGACGGGCCGTGGCTTCCGAGACCACGCACGCCGATGA
- a CDS encoding MFS transporter has translation MSETALQPDPRRWKALIFIGLAQLMVVLDATVVNIALPSAQADLGISDANRQWVITAYALAFGGLLLFGGRIADLWGRRRTFIVGLVGFAAASALGGAAANTAMLLGSRALQGVFGALLAPAALSLLAVMFTEAKERAKAFGIYGAIAGGGGAIGLILGGLLTEYLNWRWTFFVNIPFAVVAALGAVLVIREPAEGRNRNRLDIPGVLLVTTGLVSLVYGFTRAETDGWTSGITLGLFVASAVLLAAFVLVESKVKAPLLPLRVILDRNRGGAYLSLGMAVIGMFGLFLFLTYYLQKVLDYSPVLTGVAFLPMVAGMITGSTQIGARLMTRVAPRYLMAPGFLVASAGLLILTQIKVDSSYPALILPGLILMGLGMGTAFMPAMSLATHGVQPRDAGVASAMVNTSQQVGGAIGTALLATIANSAATAYAKAHQVGPTSPKLAQAQTMVHSFSTAIWWSFGILVLASAIAGILINTGHQGGHTVAEGATEDNAVPVLVH, from the coding sequence ATGTCTGAAACCGCCCTGCAGCCGGATCCCCGGCGCTGGAAAGCCCTGATCTTCATCGGCCTCGCACAGCTGATGGTCGTGCTCGACGCGACCGTCGTGAACATCGCCCTCCCCTCCGCCCAGGCCGATCTCGGCATCTCCGACGCCAACCGCCAGTGGGTGATCACCGCCTACGCGCTCGCCTTCGGCGGCCTGCTGCTCTTCGGCGGCCGGATCGCGGACCTCTGGGGACGCCGGCGCACCTTCATCGTCGGCCTGGTCGGCTTCGCCGCCGCCTCGGCGCTCGGCGGCGCCGCCGCGAACACCGCGATGCTGCTCGGCTCGCGGGCCCTGCAGGGCGTGTTCGGCGCACTGCTCGCCCCGGCGGCGCTCTCGCTGCTCGCGGTGATGTTCACCGAGGCCAAGGAGCGCGCCAAGGCGTTCGGCATCTACGGCGCGATCGCCGGCGGTGGCGGTGCCATCGGTCTGATCCTGGGCGGCCTGCTCACCGAGTACCTGAACTGGCGCTGGACCTTCTTCGTCAACATCCCGTTCGCCGTGGTCGCCGCCCTCGGTGCGGTGCTGGTGATCCGCGAGCCCGCCGAGGGCCGCAACCGCAACCGCCTCGACATCCCCGGCGTTCTGCTGGTCACCACCGGCCTGGTCTCCCTGGTGTACGGCTTCACCCGCGCCGAGACGGACGGCTGGACGTCCGGCATCACCCTCGGCCTGTTCGTCGCCTCGGCGGTGCTGCTGGCCGCGTTCGTCCTGGTCGAGAGCAAGGTCAAGGCCCCGCTGCTGCCGCTGCGGGTGATCCTGGACCGCAACCGGGGCGGCGCCTACCTGTCGCTGGGTATGGCCGTGATCGGGATGTTCGGGCTCTTCCTCTTCCTGACGTACTACCTGCAGAAGGTGCTCGACTACAGCCCGGTGCTCACCGGCGTGGCGTTCCTGCCGATGGTCGCGGGCATGATCACGGGCTCGACCCAGATCGGCGCCCGGCTGATGACCCGGGTCGCCCCGCGCTACCTGATGGCGCCCGGCTTCCTGGTCGCCTCGGCCGGCCTGCTGATCCTCACCCAGATCAAGGTCGACAGCTCGTACCCCGCGCTGATCCTGCCCGGCCTGATCCTGATGGGCCTGGGCATGGGCACCGCGTTCATGCCGGCCATGAGCCTGGCCACGCACGGCGTCCAGCCGCGCGACGCCGGTGTCGCCTCCGCGATGGTGAACACCTCGCAGCAGGTCGGCGGCGCGATCGGCACGGCCCTGCTGGCCACCATCGCCAACAGCGCCGCCACGGCGTACGCGAAGGCGCACCAGGTCGGACCGACGTCCCCGAAGCTGGCGCAGGCGCAGACCATGGTGCACAGCTTCTCCACCGCGATCTGGTGGTCCTTCGGGATCCTGGTGCTGGCCTCCGCCATCGCCGGCATCCTGATCAACACCGGCCACCAGGGCGGCCACACCGTGGCCGAGGGCGCCACCGAGGACAACGCCGTCCCGGTGCTGGTGCACTGA
- a CDS encoding TetR/AcrR family transcriptional regulator, whose protein sequence is MTVAAMTDAKPAAPRLRADASRNRARIITAAREAFVEHGADVPLDEIARRAGVGNATLYRNFADRRELIHHVTLSVMTRVLDHAAVAVAEEPDPFEAVSRFAHAAADERIGALCPLLSDHIDRTDPTLEETRVELERTVTELIVRAQQAGRLRTDVGPGDFMVAVTQLTRPLPGTDCLDLEQFVHRHLQLFLDGLQAPARSPLPGRAAAMEDLKRHH, encoded by the coding sequence ATGACCGTTGCCGCGATGACCGACGCCAAGCCGGCCGCGCCCCGGCTCAGGGCCGACGCCTCCCGTAACCGGGCGCGGATCATCACCGCCGCCCGCGAGGCCTTCGTCGAGCACGGCGCGGACGTGCCGCTCGACGAGATCGCCCGCCGCGCCGGGGTGGGCAACGCGACGCTGTACCGGAACTTCGCGGACCGCCGCGAGCTGATCCACCACGTGACGCTCTCGGTGATGACCCGCGTGCTCGACCACGCCGCAGTCGCCGTGGCCGAGGAGCCCGACCCGTTCGAGGCCGTCAGCCGCTTCGCGCACGCCGCGGCCGACGAGCGGATCGGCGCGCTCTGTCCGCTGCTCTCCGACCACATCGACAGGACGGACCCCACGCTGGAGGAGACCCGCGTCGAGCTGGAGCGGACGGTCACCGAGCTGATCGTCCGTGCCCAGCAGGCCGGCCGGCTCCGTACCGATGTCGGTCCCGGTGACTTCATGGTCGCCGTCACCCAGCTGACCCGCCCGCTTCCCGGCACCGACTGCCTGGACCTCGAGCAGTTCGTCCACCGCCACCTGCAGCTGTTCCTGGACGGCCTGCAGGCGCCGGCCCGATCTCCGCTGCCCGGTCGCGCCGCGGCCATGGAGGACCTCAAGCGTCACCACTGA
- a CDS encoding glutamine synthetase family protein encodes MSTTQPRAERASQARLAAARLGAEGVDGVVLGWVDNAGITRAKAVPVRQLEHAAEWGVGASPCFDVFLVDDSMTSSPFSHGPDGDLRLVPDLSRLSRLAAQPGWAWAPVDRYAQDGTPHPGCQRRFARRMAEALERRGLAVRAGIEVEWVVTDAAGAPPTDGPAYGMHRVTDLSDYLRDVLRALTEQELTVLQIHPEYAPGQFEVSLAAEGPVEAADTAVLVRHTVRAVSVRHGLRASFAPAISADGVGSGAHLHLSLWRDGQNLGEGGSGPYGLRSEAESFLAGVLAQLPALLALGAPSVASYLRLVPSRWAGAYRCWGLENREAALRLITGSTGAQANAEIKCFDGAANPYLAVGGVLAAGLAGLDAGHGLPAEVHGDPAALGTVERLPTALPEALDAYEKSVMLREALGAQLYAAVLAVRRAEAELFEGRSAEEIIAATRWRY; translated from the coding sequence ATGAGCACCACGCAACCCCGCGCGGAGCGCGCCTCGCAGGCCCGGCTCGCGGCCGCCCGGTTGGGCGCCGAGGGCGTCGACGGGGTGGTGCTCGGCTGGGTGGACAACGCCGGGATCACCCGGGCGAAGGCCGTTCCCGTGCGGCAGCTGGAGCACGCGGCCGAGTGGGGTGTCGGCGCCTCGCCCTGCTTCGACGTCTTCCTGGTCGACGATTCGATGACCAGCAGCCCGTTCAGCCACGGCCCCGACGGCGACCTCCGCCTCGTCCCCGACCTGTCCCGGCTGTCCCGGCTGGCCGCGCAGCCCGGCTGGGCGTGGGCGCCGGTCGACCGGTACGCCCAGGACGGTACGCCGCACCCAGGCTGCCAGCGCCGCTTCGCCCGCCGGATGGCCGAGGCGCTGGAGCGGCGCGGCCTCGCGGTGCGGGCCGGGATCGAGGTCGAGTGGGTCGTCACCGACGCGGCCGGCGCACCGCCCACCGACGGCCCGGCGTACGGGATGCACCGCGTCACCGATCTCTCGGACTATCTGCGCGACGTACTGCGGGCGCTCACCGAGCAGGAGTTGACCGTCCTTCAGATCCACCCCGAGTACGCCCCGGGGCAGTTCGAGGTGTCCCTCGCCGCCGAAGGGCCGGTCGAGGCCGCCGACACGGCGGTGCTCGTCCGGCACACCGTACGGGCGGTCTCGGTTCGCCACGGCCTGCGCGCCTCGTTCGCGCCGGCGATCTCGGCGGACGGCGTCGGCAGCGGCGCCCACCTGCACCTCAGCCTCTGGCGCGACGGCCAGAACCTGGGCGAGGGCGGCTCAGGACCGTACGGCCTCCGGTCGGAGGCCGAGAGCTTCCTCGCGGGCGTACTCGCCCAGCTGCCCGCGCTGCTCGCGCTCGGCGCACCGAGCGTGGCCAGCTACCTGCGCCTGGTGCCCTCGCGCTGGGCGGGCGCCTACCGCTGCTGGGGCCTGGAGAACCGGGAGGCCGCGCTGCGGCTGATCACCGGTTCGACCGGCGCGCAGGCCAACGCCGAGATCAAGTGCTTCGACGGCGCGGCCAACCCGTACCTGGCGGTCGGCGGGGTGCTCGCGGCCGGACTGGCCGGCCTCGACGCCGGTCACGGCCTGCCGGCCGAGGTGCACGGCGACCCTGCGGCCCTCGGCACGGTCGAGCGGCTGCCCACCGCCCTGCCGGAGGCCCTCGACGCGTACGAGAAGTCCGTGATGCTGCGCGAGGCGCTCGGCGCTCAGCTGTACGCGGCGGTGCTCGCGGTGCGGCGCGCGGAGGCCGAGCTCTTCGAGGGGCGCAGCGCCGAGGAGATCATCGCCGCGACCAGGTGGCGGTACTGA